From one Chryseobacterium sp. 3008163 genomic stretch:
- the tssD gene encoding type VI secretion system tube protein TssD: MAANSRGILKFNGSEGQKLLKLNYSVSRSTDVSGRVASDPSNALIKLTIEATEKSDILESLLNGKYKPTSGEITFNKSHEEGTLITLNWENGYVIQHEVDFDAVDENSMLISFIVSAEKINYGTSAYEGVWPTS; this comes from the coding sequence ATGGCAGCAAATTCAAGAGGAATCTTAAAATTCAATGGCAGCGAAGGTCAGAAATTATTAAAACTGAACTACAGCGTTTCAAGATCAACAGACGTATCGGGTAGAGTAGCATCAGATCCTTCGAATGCATTAATCAAATTAACAATCGAGGCAACAGAAAAATCTGACATCCTAGAGTCATTGTTAAACGGAAAATACAAGCCTACTTCAGGTGAAATCACTTTCAACAAATCTCACGAAGAAGGTACTTTGATTACTTTGAATTGGGAAAACGGATACGTTATTCAGCACGAAGTAGATTTCGATGCGGTAGACGAAAATTCAATGCTGATCAGCTTTATTGTAAGTGCTGAAAAAATCAACTACGGTACATCTGCTTATGAAGGTGTTTGGCCAACAAGCTAA
- a CDS encoding Na+/H+ antiporter, whose protein sequence is MHSLLPFILAMVGVIVLLNMFAAKLKIAYPILLVIGGLIISFIPGLPVIKIDPDLIFFIFLPPLLFEAAWKISFKEMMKWWRIIGSFAFLVVFFTALSVALITNYYIPGFTIALGFLLGGIVSPPDAVSTGAITKFVKIPRSTSTILEGESLLNDASSLIIFRFALVAVGTGQFVWQDATMSFFWMVIGGVGIGLLLGWLFVKAHKLLPTDAPSDIALTIIEPYVMYWVAEQLHSSGVLAVVAGGLFMSARRLKFLNSTSRIHAYSVWESLIFILNGVVFLIIGLELPEIVDGLREDQIPLETAIGYGVLVTGILIAARMISSYAALISTMIFRPSVQPHASSRRRRWMMPLLLGWTGMRGVVSLAAALAIPVTLDNGEAFPHRNLILFITFVVILLTLLVQGLTLPYIIRKTGFFDGVFNEENEILTKQRIKKN, encoded by the coding sequence ATGCACAGTCTTTTACCTTTTATATTGGCAATGGTCGGCGTCATCGTTCTTTTGAATATGTTTGCTGCCAAACTGAAAATTGCTTATCCCATTTTATTGGTTATTGGAGGGTTAATCATCAGTTTTATTCCTGGATTACCTGTGATAAAAATTGATCCGGATCTGATCTTTTTCATATTCCTTCCGCCGTTATTGTTTGAAGCAGCCTGGAAGATTTCATTTAAAGAAATGATGAAATGGTGGCGAATTATCGGAAGTTTTGCCTTTCTTGTTGTGTTTTTTACTGCTTTATCTGTTGCGCTGATTACCAATTATTATATCCCGGGATTTACGATTGCTTTAGGGTTTTTGCTCGGTGGAATCGTTTCTCCTCCCGATGCAGTAAGTACGGGTGCAATCACCAAATTTGTTAAAATTCCGAGATCTACCTCTACAATTTTAGAAGGGGAAAGTTTGCTGAATGATGCTTCTTCATTGATTATTTTCCGATTTGCATTAGTTGCGGTTGGAACGGGGCAGTTTGTTTGGCAGGATGCTACGATGAGTTTCTTTTGGATGGTGATTGGTGGTGTTGGGATTGGCTTGTTGTTAGGATGGCTTTTCGTCAAGGCACACAAACTTTTGCCAACAGATGCTCCTTCTGATATTGCACTGACCATCATTGAGCCTTACGTCATGTACTGGGTTGCAGAACAGCTACACAGTTCGGGAGTTTTGGCAGTTGTAGCTGGTGGACTTTTCATGTCAGCAAGACGATTAAAATTTCTGAACAGCACAAGCCGGATTCATGCATACAGCGTTTGGGAAAGTCTTATTTTTATTTTGAATGGCGTTGTTTTTCTTATCATCGGTTTGGAATTACCGGAAATTGTAGATGGGCTTCGAGAGGATCAAATTCCTTTGGAAACTGCTATTGGTTATGGAGTTTTGGTAACCGGAATTCTAATCGCTGCAAGAATGATCAGTTCGTATGCCGCACTAATTTCTACCATGATTTTCCGTCCAAGTGTACAGCCACACGCATCTTCCAGAAGACGACGTTGGATGATGCCGCTTCTGTTAGGCTGGACAGGAATGAGAGGCGTAGTTTCTTTGGCAGCAGCTTTGGCGATTCCTGTGACTTTAGATAATGGCGAAGCTTTCCCGCACAGGAATTTGATCCTGTTTATCACGTTTGTTGTAATTCTGCTGACCCTATTGGTGCAAGGGCTTACTTTGCCTTACATCATTAGAAAAACTGGATTTTTTGATGGCGTTTTCAATGAAGAAAATGAAATTTTAACAAAACAAAGAATAAAAAAGAATTGA
- a CDS encoding retropepsin-like aspartic protease — protein MKKILYLFSIVLSTFLSAQKTPIKILPSGHIIAKATIEGKEGNFIFDTGGGINLFFDSFAKDIKPKSTYNFFTAYRATGERIDIPLYQNKEITFAGKKFTNISYSTFDMKLDGIDGLISLPMFKETDFIIHFDKQEITLTDFSKDKKSKSFDIQLTTHADKTIDISTYIMLNNQFKIQVLLDSGAGNNSFWLSDKLIKTLGMDAAKLEMMEKKSEFNENVVTKFYKGSVGSISNEFVTLKDPKVMFVEGLIYEGKTSINWLGKKIGISLKNKKIYILD, from the coding sequence ATGAAAAAAATACTATACCTGTTTTCCATCGTCTTATCAACCTTCTTATCTGCTCAAAAAACTCCTATTAAAATTCTTCCTTCTGGTCATATTATTGCAAAAGCCACGATCGAAGGGAAAGAAGGAAATTTTATTTTCGATACAGGTGGTGGAATCAATCTTTTCTTTGACAGTTTTGCGAAAGACATCAAGCCAAAATCTACTTACAATTTCTTTACAGCCTACCGAGCGACAGGCGAAAGAATAGATATTCCTTTGTACCAAAATAAAGAAATTACATTTGCAGGTAAAAAATTCACCAACATTTCTTACTCAACTTTTGACATGAAACTTGACGGTATCGATGGATTAATCTCTTTACCTATGTTTAAAGAAACAGATTTTATCATTCATTTTGATAAGCAGGAAATCACTTTAACCGATTTTTCAAAAGATAAAAAGTCAAAAAGTTTTGATATTCAATTAACCACCCATGCGGATAAAACCATTGACATCTCTACTTATATAATGCTAAATAATCAATTTAAAATTCAGGTTTTACTAGATTCCGGAGCGGGAAATAATTCTTTCTGGCTCAGTGACAAATTGATTAAAACTTTGGGTATGGATGCAGCAAAACTCGAGATGATGGAAAAGAAAAGTGAGTTTAATGAAAACGTTGTAACCAAATTCTACAAAGGATCAGTGGGATCAATTTCCAATGAATTTGTCACACTGAAAGATCCAAAAGTGATGTTTGTAGAAGGCCTTATCTACGAAGGGAAAACCAGCATCAATTGGCTCGGAAAGAAAATAGGAATCAGCCTGAAAAATAAAAAAATATACATCCTTGATTAA
- a CDS encoding LacI family DNA-binding transcriptional regulator, with amino-acid sequence MTKKNATIYDISRKLNVSVATVSRALNDNPRISQATKDLVMKTAKEMNYKQNNLAKALKSGETKNVGIIVPYINTNFFSSVIRGIEEELSLHGYHVIICQSHEDVLTEKKHLNTLLNAQVDGIFMSVSRTTVDTEHIQHILNTTNTPIIFFDRKKDIPGISTVTIDDYRGGYMATEHLISEGYKNICHFAGDLNLEIYQNRLNGYKQALIDHNFQVKEENIISTGSSIEAGIEAIKTLWSRPSIPDAIFSSSDFAALGACQELKKRKIKIPQEVAVIGFSNEPFTQFMELPMSSMDQTPLLMGNMAGQVFIDRIKDNSSGVSIEKKVVLAPQICVRKSSKRK; translated from the coding sequence ATGACAAAGAAGAATGCCACCATTTATGATATTTCCAGAAAGCTAAACGTAAGTGTGGCAACGGTTTCCAGAGCATTGAATGACAATCCGAGAATCAGTCAGGCCACGAAAGATCTGGTGATGAAGACTGCCAAAGAGATGAACTATAAGCAGAATAATCTTGCCAAAGCCCTCAAAAGCGGAGAAACCAAAAACGTAGGAATTATCGTTCCCTACATCAATACCAACTTTTTCTCGTCCGTCATCCGTGGAATTGAGGAGGAACTTTCTCTGCATGGCTATCATGTGATTATCTGCCAGAGTCATGAAGATGTTTTGACCGAAAAGAAACACCTAAATACTTTACTAAATGCTCAGGTAGACGGAATTTTCATGTCTGTTTCCAGAACAACGGTTGATACAGAACACATTCAGCATATTTTAAATACAACAAATACACCTATTATATTTTTCGATAGAAAGAAAGACATTCCTGGAATTAGCACGGTTACGATTGATGATTACCGTGGCGGTTATATGGCAACCGAACATCTGATTAGTGAAGGTTACAAAAACATCTGTCACTTTGCCGGAGATTTGAATCTTGAAATTTATCAAAACCGTCTGAATGGTTATAAACAAGCCTTAATCGACCACAACTTTCAGGTAAAAGAGGAAAACATTATTTCTACTGGAAGTTCTATTGAGGCAGGAATTGAAGCCATCAAAACTTTATGGAGCAGACCTTCAATTCCCGATGCTATATTTTCTTCTAGTGATTTTGCAGCACTTGGTGCTTGTCAGGAATTAAAAAAACGTAAAATTAAAATCCCTCAGGAAGTTGCTGTGATTGGTTTCTCCAATGAACCTTTTACTCAATTTATGGAGCTTCCGATGAGCTCGATGGATCAGACTCCACTGCTTATGGGAAATATGGCCGGACAGGTTTTTATAGATCGCATCAAAGATAATTCTTCCGGAGTTTCTATTGAAAAGAAAGTGGTGCTGGCACCGCAGATTTGTGTGAGGAAGTCTTCGAAGAGGAAGTAG
- a CDS encoding DUF559 domain-containing protein — translation MKEILTRINGISIRENFVENLPYNPKLKSLLYGKRKAGILSEVIFWNQVRAKSFHNIDFDRQRIIGNYIVDFYVKKLGLVIEIVGWSHDVKKRL, via the coding sequence ATGAAAGAAATATTAACCCGAATCAACGGAATTTCCATCCGTGAAAATTTCGTAGAAAACCTTCCGTATAATCCAAAATTAAAATCATTATTATACGGAAAGCGAAAAGCCGGAATTTTAAGTGAAGTGATTTTTTGGAATCAGGTTCGAGCAAAAAGTTTTCACAACATAGATTTTGACCGGCAGAGAATTATTGGAAATTACATCGTTGATTTTTATGTCAAAAAGTTAGGGTTGGTTATTGAAATTGTCGGCTGGAGCCATGATGTAAAAAAAAGATTATGA
- a CDS encoding UxaA family hydrolase codes for MQKKVLKVNPKDNVIVALMDLPAGESVHLDGTDYTILKDIKAKHKFAAVDFKDGDHILMYGVIVGKANQSIKKGEVITTENVKHQSAKVVGKTATLGWTPPNVDKWKDRTFMGYHREDGQVGTENVWLFFPLVFCENKNIETLKDIFEKELLHDKASKHQLLLRSLLNGGATADVAVEEEEPDTRVFKNIDVRFITHQGGCGGIRQDAEALGRLFAGYVNNPNVAGATVLSLGCQNLQVQIFMDSLHALAPNNKKPIVVYEQQKSGTIDEMLTGVIKDSYEGIKKANEIERKPASITKLNIGLECGGSDGFSGISANPVLGEVSDIMAAVGGTTMLAEFPELCGVEQELVNRCINDEDGVKFLKLMKDFEASVVAAGSGFDMNPSPGNIKDGLITDAMKSAGASKKGGAAPIVEVLDFTEYATKPGLNLLCTPGNDAECTTALVGSGATVVLFTTGLGTPMGNPISPVVKISSNTVLAEKMSDIIDFNAGTVISGEKTIPEAADELLELIINVASGEVKTKADVLNQNDFIPWRRGVSL; via the coding sequence ATGCAAAAGAAAGTACTGAAAGTAAATCCCAAAGACAACGTTATTGTAGCGTTGATGGATTTGCCTGCCGGAGAATCGGTGCACTTAGACGGTACAGATTATACGATTCTTAAAGATATTAAAGCAAAACATAAATTCGCTGCCGTAGATTTTAAGGATGGCGACCATATTTTGATGTATGGCGTAATCGTTGGAAAAGCCAACCAATCCATCAAGAAAGGCGAAGTTATTACCACCGAAAACGTAAAGCACCAAAGTGCAAAAGTGGTCGGGAAAACCGCTACTTTGGGCTGGACTCCACCCAATGTTGACAAGTGGAAAGACCGTACGTTCATGGGCTACCACCGCGAAGACGGACAGGTAGGAACAGAAAACGTGTGGCTGTTTTTCCCGTTGGTATTCTGCGAAAACAAGAATATCGAAACACTGAAGGATATTTTCGAAAAAGAATTACTTCACGATAAAGCCAGCAAACACCAACTTTTACTTCGTTCGTTACTGAACGGCGGTGCAACTGCTGATGTTGCGGTGGAAGAGGAAGAACCTGATACAAGAGTATTTAAAAATATCGACGTAAGATTCATCACGCACCAGGGCGGTTGTGGCGGAATCCGTCAGGATGCTGAAGCGTTGGGAAGACTGTTCGCAGGATACGTCAACAATCCGAATGTTGCCGGAGCTACTGTTCTCAGCTTAGGCTGTCAGAATCTTCAGGTGCAGATTTTTATGGATTCACTGCACGCACTGGCTCCAAATAACAAAAAACCAATCGTCGTTTACGAACAGCAAAAATCGGGTACCATCGATGAAATGCTGACCGGCGTTATCAAAGATTCATACGAAGGCATTAAAAAAGCCAACGAAATAGAGAGAAAACCGGCATCTATCACCAAACTGAACATTGGTTTGGAATGTGGCGGCTCAGACGGTTTCTCAGGAATTTCTGCAAACCCAGTTTTGGGCGAAGTTTCAGATATTATGGCGGCAGTAGGCGGAACAACAATGCTGGCTGAGTTCCCTGAATTGTGTGGAGTAGAGCAGGAGCTGGTGAACCGTTGCATCAACGATGAAGACGGTGTAAAATTCCTGAAGCTGATGAAAGATTTTGAAGCCTCTGTGGTTGCGGCAGGATCAGGATTTGATATGAATCCGTCTCCCGGAAACATCAAAGATGGTTTAATTACCGATGCCATGAAATCCGCAGGAGCCTCTAAAAAAGGAGGAGCTGCCCCAATTGTGGAAGTTCTTGATTTTACAGAATATGCTACAAAACCAGGTCTGAATCTTCTATGTACTCCCGGAAATGATGCCGAATGTACAACGGCTTTAGTAGGTTCAGGTGCAACAGTGGTACTTTTCACCACAGGTCTTGGAACTCCGATGGGAAATCCTATTTCTCCGGTTGTAAAGATTTCTTCCAACACGGTTTTGGCAGAAAAAATGTCAGACATTATTGATTTCAATGCAGGTACCGTAATCAGCGGAGAAAAAACAATTCCCGAAGCGGCAGACGAACTTCTGGAACTCATCATCAACGTAGCAAGCGGCGAAGTAAAAACCAAAGCGGACGTTCTTAATCAGAATGATTTCATTCCATGGAGACGAGGAGTCTCTCTGTAA
- a CDS encoding tagaturonate reductase has translation MENQTKQQLNRQNSGIDTKLPIKIIQFGGGNFMRGFTDYVVDKLNKEAAFNAGIVNIQPTPNGSVHKLEEQGNLYTLFSRGIKKGEIIDEKCVISAIQKSINPYTDYNSFLELAKEEELEFVFSNTTETGIAYDETENTYEGPHKNFPAKVAVLLHERYKHFNGASDKGLRIIPCELIEENAVVLKNIILKYAQLWNLEEGFAQWVEQSNHFHNTLVDRIVPGYPKDDAATYEDQLDYEDPMMVVSETFLLWVIQGGEDLKQRIPFDQINEQILVVDDIQPYRLRKVRILNGGHTLMLAPAILAGKEIVKEAIDDQFIGTFLSESIFNEVNQTLGLDETELKEFAEEVFDRFRNPFIKHHLASIALYFVSKFKVRVVPSLLTYVERNNKLPLNLTFSLASLIRFYQGSFGEKSLPLNDEEAIINRFKEIWKNEDYEVVSEQALSEKLFWDTDLTNVEGLKAAVAKALYEIDHNDMETAYKNFIQFYS, from the coding sequence ATGGAAAATCAGACAAAACAACAGTTAAACCGTCAAAACAGCGGTATAGATACAAAATTACCAATCAAAATCATACAATTCGGTGGAGGAAACTTCATGCGTGGATTTACAGATTATGTAGTCGATAAATTAAATAAAGAAGCAGCTTTCAATGCAGGAATTGTAAACATTCAGCCTACTCCAAATGGTTCGGTTCACAAGCTTGAAGAACAGGGGAATTTGTATACTTTATTTTCAAGAGGTATAAAAAAAGGTGAAATCATCGATGAGAAATGCGTTATTTCAGCGATTCAGAAGTCGATTAATCCTTATACAGATTATAATAGTTTTTTAGAATTAGCAAAGGAAGAAGAGCTTGAATTTGTCTTTTCAAATACAACCGAAACTGGAATTGCTTACGACGAAACTGAAAATACCTACGAAGGTCCGCACAAAAATTTCCCTGCGAAAGTAGCGGTTTTACTTCATGAAAGGTACAAGCATTTCAATGGAGCGTCAGATAAAGGTTTAAGAATTATTCCCTGCGAGCTGATTGAAGAAAATGCGGTTGTTTTAAAAAATATTATCTTAAAATATGCCCAACTTTGGAATTTAGAAGAAGGTTTTGCGCAATGGGTTGAACAGAGCAATCACTTCCACAATACTTTGGTCGACAGAATTGTGCCGGGTTACCCGAAAGATGACGCGGCGACATATGAAGATCAGTTGGATTATGAAGATCCGATGATGGTGGTTTCTGAAACATTCCTTTTATGGGTGATTCAGGGGGGTGAAGATTTAAAACAGAGAATTCCATTCGATCAAATCAACGAACAGATTTTGGTGGTGGATGATATTCAGCCATACCGTTTGAGAAAAGTGAGAATCCTGAATGGTGGACATACGTTGATGTTGGCTCCGGCCATTTTAGCAGGAAAAGAAATCGTAAAAGAAGCGATTGATGACCAGTTTATCGGAACTTTTTTAAGCGAATCGATATTTAATGAAGTTAATCAGACTTTAGGTTTAGATGAAACTGAACTGAAAGAATTTGCGGAAGAAGTTTTCGACAGATTCAGAAACCCTTTCATTAAGCATCATTTGGCAAGCATTGCTTTATATTTTGTTTCTAAATTTAAAGTAAGAGTCGTTCCGAGTTTGTTGACTTATGTTGAAAGAAATAACAAACTTCCGTTGAACTTAACGTTCTCTCTGGCAAGTTTAATCAGATTCTATCAGGGAAGTTTTGGTGAAAAATCTCTTCCTCTGAATGATGAAGAAGCTATCATCAACAGATTCAAAGAAATCTGGAAAAACGAAGATTACGAAGTCGTTTCAGAACAGGCATTAAGCGAAAAACTATTCTGGGATACCGACCTTACAAATGTGGAAGGTCTGAAAGCCGCAGTAGCAAAAGCATTGTACGAAATCGATCACAATGACATGGAAACTGCTTACAAAAATTTTATTCAATTTTATTCTTAA
- a CDS encoding MFS transporter, which translates to MSSVKSLKPTQYRWTICLLLFLATTINYLDRQVLSLTWKDFIAPEFHWNNNDYGNITALFSIFYAVGMLFAGKFVDFMDTKKGFLWAIGVWSIGAVLHAFCGIATSGILTGTWTAGFHGSKELIGTVSNTSAIISTSVTLFVFARFVLAIGEAGNFPAAIKTTAEYFPKKDRAFSTSIWNAGATVGALAAPLTIPFIAKSMGWEWAFIIIGALGFVWMGLWVFVYKKPHLHKRVNEHELTYINQDQDDLPNEDTSVPEKVFTFKECFSYRQTWAFAFGKFMTDGVWWFFLFWTPAYLSSVYGMDSTQSALPLFVLYMITLLSIIGGWLPKYFVEKLGMNAYTGRMKAMLIFAFFPLLALLAQPLGTITYWIPVLIIGVAGAAHQAWSANIFSTVGDMFPKKAIATITGIGGMAGGIGSFIINKSSGVLFDHSHKAWSTVDGVPLLEKYPQYVNDRLPDDFFKQLEKSGAVVSDGIDKGYMIIFSICAVAYLIAWVVMKSLVPKYKVISK; encoded by the coding sequence ATGAGTTCAGTTAAATCTCTTAAGCCGACACAATACAGGTGGACGATCTGTCTTCTTTTATTTCTCGCCACCACGATCAATTATCTGGATCGTCAGGTTTTATCTTTGACGTGGAAAGATTTTATCGCACCGGAATTTCACTGGAATAACAATGATTACGGAAACATCACCGCATTATTCTCCATATTTTATGCGGTGGGAATGCTTTTCGCAGGAAAATTCGTGGATTTCATGGATACCAAAAAAGGTTTCCTTTGGGCAATCGGAGTTTGGTCGATCGGGGCAGTTTTACACGCATTCTGTGGAATAGCAACTTCAGGAATTCTTACTGGGACTTGGACGGCCGGTTTTCATGGTTCTAAAGAATTAATCGGAACAGTTTCCAATACTTCTGCCATCATCAGTACAAGTGTTACCTTATTTGTTTTTGCACGTTTCGTATTGGCGATTGGTGAGGCAGGAAATTTCCCGGCAGCGATCAAAACGACGGCAGAATATTTTCCTAAAAAAGACAGAGCATTTTCTACAAGTATCTGGAATGCAGGAGCGACAGTAGGAGCTTTGGCTGCACCGCTTACGATTCCATTTATTGCAAAATCAATGGGTTGGGAATGGGCATTTATCATCATCGGTGCGCTTGGGTTTGTATGGATGGGACTTTGGGTATTCGTTTACAAAAAGCCACATTTACATAAAAGAGTTAACGAGCACGAATTAACGTATATCAATCAGGATCAGGACGATCTCCCTAATGAAGATACTTCAGTTCCGGAAAAAGTATTTACGTTCAAAGAATGTTTCAGCTACAGACAGACCTGGGCTTTTGCCTTCGGAAAGTTCATGACAGACGGCGTTTGGTGGTTCTTCCTATTCTGGACTCCCGCTTATTTGAGTTCGGTTTACGGAATGGATTCCACACAAAGTGCATTGCCATTATTCGTATTGTACATGATTACTTTGCTGTCGATTATCGGAGGATGGCTTCCAAAATATTTTGTTGAAAAATTAGGAATGAATGCTTACACAGGAAGAATGAAAGCGATGTTGATTTTCGCATTTTTCCCTCTGTTGGCACTTTTAGCACAACCTCTAGGAACAATTACTTATTGGATTCCGGTTTTAATTATCGGAGTTGCAGGAGCAGCACACCAAGCGTGGTCAGCCAATATCTTCTCAACAGTGGGCGATATGTTCCCGAAAAAAGCCATCGCAACCATCACAGGAATTGGCGGAATGGCAGGAGGAATCGGATCGTTTATCATCAATAAATCTTCAGGAGTTTTATTTGATCACTCACACAAAGCATGGTCAACCGTTGACGGAGTTCCTCTGTTGGAAAAATATCCACAGTATGTCAACGACCGTTTACCGGATGATTTTTTCAAACAGTTAGAAAAATCAGGTGCAGTGGTTTCAGACGGAATTGACAAAGGATACATGATCATTTTCTCAATCTGTGCAGTCGCTTATCTTATTGCATGGGTCGTAATGAAATCATTGGTTCCAAAATATAAGGTAATCAGTAAATAG
- a CDS encoding bifunctional 4-hydroxy-2-oxoglutarate aldolase/2-dehydro-3-deoxy-phosphogluconate aldolase, translated as MTKIQLVTNIIIDQGALPLYYNADETVTLEILRSLYKAGIRAVEYTSRGEAALSNFTKMVEVRNAEMPEMLLGIGTIKNVQQAEDYYKAGADFFISPGFVAEVAAFLIPKDLLYSPGCMTPTEIIEAETAGVTFIKLFPGNALGPGFMSAIKDVFPNLKFMPTGGVDTTKESIESWFKAGVSAVGMGSKLVSKELMLAKDYATIEIETKKVLDIIQTLK; from the coding sequence ATGACAAAAATTCAATTGGTTACAAACATCATTATTGATCAGGGAGCTTTGCCTCTGTATTACAATGCTGATGAAACGGTAACTTTAGAAATATTGAGATCGCTTTACAAAGCAGGAATCCGTGCGGTAGAATATACCAGCCGAGGAGAAGCTGCGTTGAGCAATTTCACAAAAATGGTAGAAGTTCGTAACGCAGAAATGCCTGAAATGCTTCTCGGAATCGGAACCATTAAAAATGTACAGCAAGCTGAAGATTATTACAAAGCAGGAGCGGATTTCTTTATCAGTCCTGGTTTTGTGGCGGAAGTTGCAGCATTTTTAATTCCGAAAGATTTGTTGTACAGCCCGGGTTGTATGACTCCGACAGAAATTATTGAGGCTGAAACGGCTGGGGTAACTTTCATTAAATTATTCCCGGGGAACGCTTTGGGACCTGGATTTATGAGCGCCATCAAAGATGTTTTCCCGAATCTGAAATTTATGCCGACTGGTGGTGTTGATACTACGAAGGAAAGCATTGAAAGCTGGTTCAAAGCCGGAGTTTCTGCAGTAGGAATGGGAAGCAAGCTGGTAAGCAAAGAATTGATGCTTGCGAAAGACTATGCGACGATAGAAATTGAAACCAAAAAAGTGCTGGATATCATTCAGACTTTAAAATAA
- a CDS encoding sugar kinase, with protein MASKILTFGEVIMRLSPPGNKTMKQSHEMEFFFGGTELNVASSLATMGCDVTHISNVSDDFVGESALSFIKSFGIDTTFINKNEHPLGLYFLEVGASVRASRIAYNRLNGSFANIKPEQVDWKKALEGCNYFHWTGISPGISEGAYETLKEGLLTAREMGIEVTTDPAYRSNLWKYGKNGNEVLKELVSYSTIFIGGVNEINEILGTQFSSDQQGFMEACEELKKQCPSIHKIFDKIRIGVTASSQQTQGRALINGNYFETKFLEIDNVVDRIGTGDAFAAGLIYGLLNFDDEKALNFANAACAIKHTILGDINYCSAEDILEVMAGNSGGRIKR; from the coding sequence ATGGCTAGCAAAATACTTACTTTCGGTGAAGTAATCATGAGGCTTTCACCTCCCGGGAACAAAACAATGAAACAGAGCCACGAGATGGAATTCTTTTTCGGCGGAACTGAGCTCAACGTAGCTTCTTCATTGGCAACAATGGGTTGCGACGTGACGCACATCAGCAATGTTTCTGATGATTTTGTGGGAGAATCTGCGTTGTCTTTCATCAAAAGTTTTGGGATCGATACGACTTTCATCAATAAAAACGAACACCCTTTAGGTTTATATTTCCTTGAAGTAGGTGCATCTGTTCGTGCGAGCAGAATTGCTTACAACAGACTAAACGGTTCTTTTGCCAACATCAAACCCGAACAGGTAGACTGGAAAAAAGCTTTGGAAGGTTGTAACTATTTCCACTGGACAGGCATCAGTCCCGGAATTTCAGAAGGCGCTTACGAAACTTTGAAAGAAGGTTTGTTGACTGCCAGAGAAATGGGAATTGAAGTAACCACCGATCCGGCTTACCGTTCCAATCTTTGGAAATATGGTAAAAACGGAAATGAGGTTCTAAAGGAATTGGTTTCTTACTCAACGATTTTCATCGGTGGTGTAAATGAGATCAATGAAATTTTGGGAACTCAGTTTTCATCAGATCAGCAAGGTTTCATGGAAGCTTGTGAAGAATTAAAAAAACAATGTCCTTCCATTCATAAAATTTTCGACAAAATAAGAATCGGCGTTACGGCGAGTTCTCAGCAGACACAGGGAAGAGCTTTGATTAACGGAAATTATTTTGAAACCAAATTTTTAGAAATAGACAACGTTGTTGACAGAATCGGAACGGGAGATGCTTTTGCCGCAGGTCTGATTTATGGTTTATTAAATTTCGATGACGAAAAAGCTTTAAATTTCGCCAACGCAGCCTGTGCCATCAAACACACTATTTTAGGCGACATTAATTACTGCAGCGCAGAAGATATCCTCGAAGTAATGGCCGGAAATTCCGGAGGAAGAATCAAAAGGTAG